One genomic region from Dehalobacter restrictus DSM 9455 encodes:
- the efp gene encoding elongation factor P, whose protein sequence is MISSNDFKTGVTIELDGDIFQIVEFQHVKPGKGAAFVRAKVKNVRTGGVVEKKFNAGEKVPRARLDRREMQYLYKDGDQFVVMDNESYEQIMLTEAQIGQEVKWLKENMNLGVLLYNSEVIGVDLPNTVVLKVTECEPGVKGDTATGGTKAATVETGATVQVPFFVNEGDVLIIDTRSGAYVSRA, encoded by the coding sequence ATGATTTCTTCAAACGATTTTAAAACCGGAGTGACTATTGAACTGGATGGCGATATATTTCAGATAGTCGAATTCCAACACGTGAAACCTGGAAAAGGCGCTGCTTTTGTGCGTGCCAAAGTTAAGAATGTCAGAACGGGCGGCGTTGTCGAAAAGAAATTCAATGCTGGGGAGAAAGTTCCCAGAGCCCGTCTGGATCGCCGTGAGATGCAATATTTGTATAAAGACGGTGATCAATTCGTTGTGATGGACAATGAAAGCTATGAGCAGATTATGCTGACCGAGGCTCAAATTGGGCAGGAAGTCAAGTGGCTCAAAGAAAATATGAACCTTGGTGTCTTGCTCTATAATAGCGAAGTCATTGGGGTAGACCTTCCCAATACAGTTGTGCTTAAAGTAACGGAATGTGAGCCCGGAGTTAAGGGTGATACGGCCACAGGCGGTACGAAAGCTGCCACTGTCGAGACTGGCGCTACGGTTCAGGTTCCATTCTTTGTGAATGAAGGCGATGTCCTGATTATCGACACCAGAAGCGGAGCGTATGTTTCCCGGGCTTAG
- a CDS encoding LysM peptidoglycan-binding domain-containing protein — MLIHVVKANQTLDQIAITYRVSPASIISVNGLVEPVQLLTGLALVIPTEDVLHTVKPGETLWRIAQIYGTTVQVILGNNQITNPANIYPGQLITIPARRHRVLAGETLWFIAQKYQVSLQNLIKVNNITNANLIYPGTVLIIPRKPRPTIDVNGYIYRFSQDAVATVNREAEHLTYLSPFAYLIREDGSLQTIDDLPLIQAAISKKVTPMMSITNFTSTTRGENLAHLVLTNTEAINRLMTNVINIMKEKGYRGLNIDFENVLPEDREAYNALLQIAVTRLHAEGFFVSTALAPKLSAEQRGLLYEAHDYPAHGRIVDFVVLMTYEWGWRGASPQAISPLNQIKRVLDYAVLVMPRDKIFFGFQIYARDWLLPHVSGQIAETFGMDEAMSRALRYHAEIQYDTVTQSPFYRYTDTQGSGHEVWFEDARSAQAKFDTVKAYGLRGISYWALAYPFPQNWALLEDNFTIRK; from the coding sequence ATGCTTATCCATGTCGTCAAAGCGAATCAAACTTTGGATCAGATTGCAATTACATATCGGGTCTCGCCGGCATCAATCATAAGCGTGAATGGACTTGTTGAACCTGTACAATTGCTAACCGGACTAGCATTAGTTATACCGACTGAAGATGTCCTCCATACTGTGAAACCGGGAGAAACATTATGGAGAATTGCCCAGATTTATGGAACGACCGTACAAGTCATTCTCGGAAACAATCAAATTACGAACCCTGCCAATATTTATCCTGGTCAGTTGATCACCATTCCTGCCAGGCGGCATCGCGTCCTTGCTGGGGAGACTTTATGGTTTATTGCTCAAAAATACCAAGTCTCTTTACAAAACCTCATTAAAGTCAATAACATCACGAACGCCAATTTGATCTATCCGGGCACCGTACTCATTATCCCTCGTAAACCTCGGCCGACCATCGATGTCAATGGCTATATCTATCGTTTCAGTCAGGACGCGGTTGCTACTGTCAATCGGGAAGCTGAACATCTTACATATTTAAGTCCTTTTGCCTACTTGATTAGAGAGGATGGAAGCCTGCAGACAATTGATGATCTTCCGCTCATTCAAGCTGCCATATCAAAAAAGGTGACCCCGATGATGTCTATTACCAACTTTACGTCCACTACGCGTGGAGAAAATCTTGCTCATCTCGTTTTAACCAATACTGAAGCCATTAATCGGTTAATGACAAATGTCATCAATATCATGAAAGAAAAGGGTTATCGGGGACTTAACATTGATTTTGAAAACGTACTTCCCGAGGATAGAGAAGCTTATAACGCTTTGCTTCAAATAGCCGTAACCCGTCTTCATGCAGAGGGTTTCTTCGTTTCAACGGCTTTAGCGCCAAAATTAAGCGCAGAGCAACGGGGATTGCTCTATGAGGCGCACGATTATCCAGCCCATGGCCGAATTGTAGATTTCGTTGTTCTCATGACCTATGAATGGGGTTGGCGTGGTGCTTCACCGCAGGCAATTTCTCCCTTGAATCAGATCAAACGGGTTTTGGATTATGCTGTTTTAGTCATGCCAAGAGACAAAATCTTTTTTGGCTTTCAAATTTATGCCAGAGATTGGCTTTTGCCGCACGTCTCCGGCCAAATTGCCGAAACCTTTGGGATGGATGAAGCAATGTCCAGAGCCCTTCGATACCATGCTGAGATCCAGTACGACACGGTTACCCAGTCCCCTTTCTACCGGTATACGGATACGCAGGGAAGCGGTCACGAAGTGTGGTTTGAGGATGCCCGCAGTGCCCAGGCCAAATTTGATACCGTCAAAGCTTATGGCTTAAGAGGTATTAGTTATTGGGCTTTAGCCTATCCCTTCCCTCAAAACTGGGCTTTGCTGGAAGATAATTTTACGATCCGGAAATGA